A single genomic interval of Chloroflexota bacterium harbors:
- a CDS encoding ABC transporter substrate-binding protein — MTAWLPDPRTSMLVLSAFVVAACMPAPQPAQRAGQAAEPHAEHVLVVSIEGEPQFIAALAPMAGLGASDFWTRAFSAFLDLYDGDSISHPYLAEALPALHDDSWVVFPDGTMETHYRLKPNLVWHDGAPLTASDFVFTFENATPEIGFRTGIAPYNQMDRVSADDDRSLTIHWKGPYPDAGVLLGTGSRMGLVPLPRHLLESTFALGDPKAIRESHYWDTEFVGAGPFKLSRWEPGSFMEATAFDQHVLGRPKIDRIRFMFIGDQNAAFANMLA; from the coding sequence ATGACAGCGTGGCTCCCAGATCCTCGCACCTCCATGCTGGTCCTGTCCGCGTTTGTGGTTGCCGCATGCATGCCCGCTCCTCAACCCGCTCAACGGGCGGGGCAGGCTGCGGAACCGCACGCGGAGCACGTGCTCGTTGTATCGATCGAGGGCGAGCCGCAATTCATCGCTGCGCTGGCGCCGATGGCTGGCCTGGGCGCCAGCGACTTCTGGACGCGCGCCTTCAGCGCGTTTCTGGACCTGTACGACGGCGATAGCATCTCTCACCCGTACCTCGCCGAGGCGCTGCCGGCTCTGCACGACGATAGCTGGGTGGTGTTCCCCGACGGGACGATGGAGACTCACTACCGCCTGAAGCCGAATCTGGTCTGGCACGACGGGGCGCCGCTCACCGCAAGCGACTTCGTGTTCACTTTTGAGAATGCGACGCCGGAGATCGGCTTTCGGACCGGCATCGCACCGTACAACCAGATGGATCGCGTGAGCGCGGACGACGACCGGTCGCTGACAATCCACTGGAAGGGTCCGTACCCCGACGCCGGGGTGCTTCTGGGAACCGGTTCCCGAATGGGACTGGTCCCGTTGCCGCGACATCTGCTCGAATCGACCTTTGCCCTCGGTGATCCAAAGGCCATCAGGGAGAGCCACTACTGGGACACGGAGTTTGTCGGTGCGGGGCCTTTTAAGCTCAGCCGTTGGGAGCCCGGCTCGTTCATGGAGGCAACCGCGTTCGACCAGCACGTTCTGGGGCGACCGAAGATCGACCGGATCCGGTTCATGTTCATCGGCGACCAAAACGCGGCGTTTGCAAACATGCTGGC
- a CDS encoding amidohydrolase family protein, with amino-acid sequence MSGDSHVQFEAETYAHRVPEKFRDKLPQRIKLPNGGDGRRYPDGTTFVGSTGHYAGHSPETFDPRLVHFDEEVGHGGPEQRLREQDADGVDAEILYTIWGRRGFDTETTKAVVHAYNAYLAEEFCSYAPDRLLGIGLLPHSGLVDDDIAEMEHCKKLGLTGVVVYKWPNGQRYPTPEDDRFWAAALDLQMPISVHTAMNIRRAEYGEFSIKYPIEPDGWERPPICIVDRMSRYGTTHCGCLELTEMIMTGIFDRFPALHIYFAENQIGWIPIFKEQMDMIYEVNHVWAERALGLHRLRRKPSEYVEEHAYWGFFDDPIGVKLRHEVGIDRIIWGSDFPHEVTRWPESQKLLSQQLAEVPADERRKMLSQNLIDFFHLDR; translated from the coding sequence ATGTCGGGCGACAGTCACGTCCAGTTCGAGGCGGAAACCTATGCGCACCGCGTTCCTGAGAAATTCCGCGACAAGCTGCCCCAGCGGATCAAGCTGCCGAACGGCGGGGATGGACGGCGCTATCCAGACGGCACGACGTTCGTCGGCAGCACCGGACACTACGCGGGCCATAGTCCCGAGACGTTCGATCCGCGCCTCGTCCATTTCGACGAGGAGGTCGGCCACGGTGGTCCCGAGCAGCGACTGAGGGAGCAGGACGCGGACGGCGTCGACGCCGAGATCCTGTACACGATCTGGGGTCGGCGGGGCTTCGACACGGAGACCACCAAAGCCGTCGTTCATGCGTACAACGCCTATCTCGCCGAAGAATTCTGCTCCTACGCGCCCGATCGGCTGCTCGGGATCGGGCTCCTTCCCCACAGCGGGTTGGTGGACGACGACATCGCGGAGATGGAGCACTGCAAGAAGCTGGGGCTCACCGGCGTCGTCGTGTACAAGTGGCCGAACGGCCAGCGCTACCCCACGCCCGAGGACGACCGGTTCTGGGCCGCGGCGCTCGATCTTCAAATGCCCATCAGCGTGCACACGGCGATGAACATTCGGCGCGCAGAATACGGCGAGTTCTCGATCAAGTACCCGATCGAGCCCGACGGCTGGGAGCGGCCGCCGATCTGTATCGTGGACCGGATGTCGCGCTACGGCACGACCCACTGCGGCTGCCTCGAGTTGACCGAAATGATCATGACGGGAATCTTCGACCGCTTCCCGGCCCTGCACATCTACTTTGCGGAGAATCAGATCGGCTGGATACCCATCTTCAAAGAGCAGATGGACATGATCTACGAGGTCAACCACGTTTGGGCGGAGCGGGCACTCGGACTCCATAGGTTGCGGCGAAAGCCGAGCGAGTACGTTGAAGAGCACGCGTACTGGGGGTTCTTCGATGACCCCATCGGCGTCAAGCTTCGCCACGAGGTTGGCATCGATCGCATTATCTGGGGAAGCGATTTTCCGCACGAGGTAACCCGCTGGCCCGAATCGCAGAAACTGCTCAGCCAGCAGCTCGCGGAAGTGCCCGCCGACGAGCGGCGGAAGATGCTCAGCCAGAATTTGATCGACTTCTTTCACCTCGACAGGTAG
- a CDS encoding Rieske 2Fe-2S domain-containing protein, whose product MLSREENELLTRVGPGTPMGEMIRRFWVPACLSEELPEPDCDPIRVRLLGEDLVAFRDTSGRVGLMQHRCPHRGASLFFGRNEEGGLRCLYHGWKVDVEGKILDTPCEPSESMIRHHVTHRAYPTVEAGDVLWAYLGPREKQPPFPNYWWTNVPASHRVVGKIDYACNYLQGLEGTVSDAHNSALHAGFALMHWTPDQIERIRGIRMVGTVGSEAALPHTLDIVDTAYGFRYGSARRDRPAPEGKKVLNMTPMLLPFHVWLHEVPHMFVPADDEHTWLYDVRASEVHAIDRDTELAQRGERVGEDLAPDHHKLRTLQNNYQQDRTAMRERREYWSYSGIPWGKPLQDMLVTESMGPIYDRETEHLGMSDTVVVHLRARMLAAVRRFMESGETPAEDRSIRWDLIRGGTSVVPVDIPWSALEYPDEAESGVR is encoded by the coding sequence ATGCTCAGCCGCGAAGAAAATGAGCTTCTCACCCGCGTCGGTCCGGGCACGCCGATGGGAGAGATGATCCGACGATTCTGGGTGCCGGCCTGCCTGTCGGAAGAGCTACCGGAGCCGGATTGCGACCCCATCCGCGTCCGCCTCTTGGGCGAGGACCTGGTGGCGTTCCGCGACACGTCCGGCCGCGTCGGGCTGATGCAGCACCGGTGTCCGCACCGGGGCGCATCGCTGTTCTTCGGCCGCAACGAGGAGGGAGGGCTGCGCTGCCTCTACCACGGGTGGAAGGTCGACGTGGAGGGGAAGATCCTCGACACGCCGTGCGAGCCGTCCGAGAGCATGATCCGCCACCACGTAACGCACCGCGCCTATCCGACCGTCGAAGCCGGCGACGTGCTGTGGGCCTACCTCGGACCCAGGGAGAAGCAGCCGCCCTTCCCCAACTATTGGTGGACGAACGTGCCGGCCAGCCACCGCGTCGTCGGGAAGATCGACTACGCCTGCAACTACCTCCAGGGGTTGGAGGGCACGGTGAGCGATGCGCACAACAGCGCCCTCCACGCGGGTTTTGCGTTGATGCACTGGACGCCTGATCAGATCGAGCGCATACGCGGGATCCGCATGGTGGGCACCGTGGGCTCGGAGGCGGCGCTTCCGCACACGTTGGATATCGTTGATACGGCCTACGGCTTCCGTTACGGGAGCGCGCGACGCGATCGACCCGCCCCAGAAGGGAAGAAGGTCCTGAACATGACGCCGATGCTGCTCCCGTTTCACGTCTGGTTGCACGAGGTCCCACACATGTTCGTGCCCGCAGATGACGAGCACACGTGGCTCTACGACGTGCGTGCTTCTGAAGTGCACGCGATCGACCGGGATACGGAACTCGCGCAGCGCGGCGAGCGCGTTGGGGAGGACCTCGCTCCTGACCACCACAAGCTCCGCACCCTGCAGAACAACTACCAGCAGGATCGCACAGCGATGCGGGAGCGGCGGGAGTACTGGAGCTACTCGGGGATCCCCTGGGGAAAACCGCTGCAGGATATGCTGGTCACCGAGAGCATGGGCCCGATCTACGATCGGGAGACCGAGCATCTCGGGATGAGCGATACCGTTGTCGTTCACCTTCGAGCGCGCATGCTGGCGGCAGTTCGGCGATTCATGGAATCGGGGGAGACGCCGGCGGAGGACAGATCCATCCGTTGGGATCTCATCCGAGGGGGAACATCCGTCGTCCCCGTCGACATCCCATGGTCGGCCCTCGAATACCCCGACGAGGCCGAGTCAGGCGTTCGCTGA
- a CDS encoding Rieske 2Fe-2S domain-containing protein, which yields MLTAEENRLLTQVGPGTPGGELLRRYWHPVAFVSDVCSDSPAKYIRMLGEDLVLFLDKSGRVGLLADHCSHRGASLLYGRVEERGIACAYHGWLFDTRGNCLETPAEPPDSKFYLTVKHRAYPVVERYGMYWTYMGPAPAPVLQRYDVTERGVISSIRRLESLDCNWLQTMENHVDQTHTVILHQATRQRGVDGMNTARGLIDQLASTDYTETAFGISRHRVDADGYDDSDLLIFPTCQRIYNILNFKVPIDDTHTRRFSFLIDLGLGNASPTDARAAAGRDPSGRIRYADETVGKTPANARHPFATYRMDQLLYQDNTVLETQGAISDRTVERLATADKGVVLLRKLLRREIDKVQHGEDPIGVIRDPMNELIDTNIQVYIDAVQKVPAPVSAVSVAPQPR from the coding sequence ATGTTGACCGCGGAGGAAAACCGACTCCTTACGCAAGTGGGTCCGGGGACGCCGGGCGGTGAGCTTCTTCGCCGCTACTGGCATCCCGTCGCATTTGTGTCGGACGTCTGCTCGGATAGTCCCGCGAAATACATTCGGATGCTGGGCGAGGACCTCGTCCTCTTCCTCGACAAGAGCGGTAGAGTGGGGCTCCTCGCCGACCACTGCTCCCATCGTGGCGCCTCACTCCTGTACGGCCGAGTCGAGGAGCGCGGTATTGCGTGCGCCTACCACGGCTGGCTATTCGACACGCGGGGCAACTGTCTCGAGACGCCGGCAGAGCCGCCCGACAGCAAGTTCTATCTCACGGTCAAGCACCGCGCCTATCCGGTCGTCGAGCGTTACGGCATGTACTGGACGTACATGGGGCCAGCGCCGGCGCCCGTGCTCCAGCGCTACGACGTCACCGAACGGGGAGTGATCTCCAGCATTCGACGCCTGGAGAGCCTGGACTGTAACTGGCTGCAGACGATGGAGAATCACGTGGATCAAACCCACACGGTGATCCTTCACCAGGCCACGCGCCAGCGAGGTGTGGATGGCATGAACACAGCGCGGGGTTTGATTGACCAGCTCGCGTCGACCGACTACACGGAGACCGCGTTCGGAATTAGTCGCCACCGGGTGGACGCAGACGGCTACGACGATTCCGACCTGCTCATATTTCCCACCTGTCAGCGCATTTACAACATCTTGAACTTTAAAGTGCCGATCGACGACACCCACACGCGGCGGTTCAGCTTTCTCATTGATCTGGGTCTCGGCAATGCGTCGCCGACGGACGCGCGGGCCGCGGCCGGCCGGGACCCTTCTGGACGGATCAGGTACGCCGATGAAACCGTCGGCAAAACGCCGGCCAACGCCCGCCATCCGTTTGCCACCTATCGCATGGACCAGCTTCTATACCAGGACAACACGGTCCTTGAAACCCAGGGGGCGATCTCCGATCGCACCGTCGAGCGACTCGCGACGGCCGATAAGGGAGTTGTGCTACTCCGCAAGCTGCTCCGTCGGGAGATCGACAAGGTGCAGCACGGTGAGGACCCGATCGGAGTAATTCGGGACCCCATGAATGAGCTGATCGACACCAACATCCAGGTCTATATCGATGCAGTGCAGAAGGTTCCCGCACCGGTGTCGGCCGTGTCGGTGGCGCCACAGCCACGGTGA